The Ananas comosus cultivar F153 linkage group 2, ASM154086v1, whole genome shotgun sequence genome contains a region encoding:
- the LOC109727695 gene encoding oryzalexin E synthase-like: MEFTISFLWISLILSFLYLVKRKLSPGAGKTGALPLPLPPGPTPLPIVGNILDVGAQPHRSLARLARVYGPVMSVRLGLSTTVVVSSPAAAREVLQKKDQALSGRWVPDSMRALGHHETSTVWLPSGDPLRKHLRAVIATNIFSTLSLGATRAVLERQARELVANLRRCTGQPVR, translated from the coding sequence ATGGAATTCACAATTTCCTTTCTTTGGATCTCACTCATCCTCTCATTCCTCTATCTCGTCAAGCGGAAGCTAAGCCCGGGAGCCGGAAAGACCGGAGCACTCCCCCTGCCCCTCCCCCCGGGGCCGACGCCGCTCCCGATCGTCGGCAACATTCTCGATGTGGGTGCGCAGCCGCACCGCTCCCTCGCGCGCCTCGCGCGGGTCTACGGGCCGGTCATGTCTGTGAGGCTGGGACTGAGCACCACCGTAGTGGTCTCCTCCCCCGCCGCGGCGCGCGAGGTCCTTCAGAAGAAGGACCAGGCCCTCTCTGGGCGCTGGGTCCCCGACTCCATGCGCGCCCTCGGCCACCACGAGACCTCCACCGTATGGCTCCCCTCGGGCGACCCCCTGCGCAAGCACCTCCGCGCCGTCATCGCCACCAACATCTTCTCCACCCTCAGCCTCGGTGCCACGCGCGCCGTGCTCGAGCGCCAGGCCCGCGAGCTCGTCGCAAACCTCCGTCGCTGCACCGGGCAGCCGGTCAGGTAA
- the LOC109727702 gene encoding oryzalexin E synthase-like produces the protein MESTISLIWILLTLSFLYLVKRKLSTGARKTAALPLPLPPGPTPLPIIGNILDVGAQPHRSLARLTRVYGLVMSVRLGMTTTVVVSSPAAAREDLQKKDQALSARWVPDTARALSHHETTIWLPSADPLRKHLRAVIVTDIFSHRSLDAMRAMRQRQARELIANLRRRTGNNPYSLIRE, from the coding sequence ATGGAGTCCACAATTTCCTTAATTTGGATCTTACTCACCCTCTCATTTCTCTACCTCGTCAAGCGGAAGCTAAGCACGGGAGCCCGAAAAACCGCAGcactccccctccccctccccccggGGCCAACGCCGCTCCCGATCATCGGCAACATCCTTGACGTGGGCGCGCAGCCGCACCGCTCCCTTGCGCGCCTCACACGGGTCTACGGGCTGGTCATGTCGGTGAGGCTGGGCATGACCACCACCGTGGTGGTCTCCTCCCCGGCCGCAGCGCGCGAGGACCTTCAGAAGAAGGACCAGGCCCTCTCGGCGCGCTGGGTCCCCGACACCGCACGCGCCCTCAGCCACCACGAGACCACCATCTGGCTCCCCTCCGCCGACCCCCTGCGCAAGCACCTCCGTGCCGTCATCGTCACCGACATCTTCTCCCACCGCAGCCTCGACGCCATGCGTGCCATGCGCCAGCGCCAGGCCCGCGAGCTCATTGCAAACCTCCGTCGCCGCACTGGAAACAACCCTTATTCTCTTATTAGAgaataa
- the LOC109705538 gene encoding syntaxin-112-like: MNNLMTTSFLDYVELKKQATVIEGSGASPEASADLEAGGLTPAEEANLALFFSEVGAIQSAMDALSALLSDLRLLHAESRSAHSAKLLRGLRDRVESDVAAILRTAHSIKAQLEALDASNAANRALSPRFAAGTPVDRTRVSVTHGIRAKLRDAMIGFQKLRETILSDHKETLKQNYYNATGELASDKVLDEMLKWSGRVEAVNKEEGMDVEVMERNRAVSEIQRSLMQLHQVFLDMAVMVEKQKEQMNDIEENVVRAKEYVSGGTDRLVSAKAMKRRNKKRALGLVCAVIVFVILFVLIPILADS, encoded by the coding sequence ATGAACAATCTCATGACCACATCGTTCCTCGACTACGTGGAACTGAAGAAGCAGGCGACGGTGATCGAGGGCTCCGGCGCGAGTCCCGAGGCGAGCGCGGATCTCGAGGCTGGGGGTCTCACGCCCGCGGAGGAGGCGAACCTCGCCCTCTTCTTCTCCGAGGTCGGCGCGATCCAATCCGCCATGGACGCCCTCTCCGCGCTCCTCTCCGACCTCCGCCTCCTCCACGCCGAGTCCCGCTCCGCCCACTCTGCCAAGCTCCTCCGCGGCCTCCGCGACCGCGTCGAATCCGACGTCGCCGCGATCCTCCGCACCGCCCACTCCATCAAGGCGCAGCTCGAAGCCCTCGACGCCTCCAACGCCGCGAACCGCGCCCTCTCCCCGCGCTTCGCCGCGGGGACACCCGTCGACCGCACCAGGGTTTCCGTCACCCACGGGATCCGGGCGAAGCTTCGCGACGCCATGATCGGGTTCCAGAAGCTCAGGGAGACGATCCTCTCCGACCACAAGGAGACCCTGAAGCAAAACTACTACAACGCCACGGGCGAGCTCGCCTCCGACAAGGTGCTCGACGAAATGCTCAAGTGGAGCGGCCGGGTCGAAGCAGTGAACAAGGAGGAGGGGATGGACGTGGAGGTAATGGAGAGGAACCGGGCGGTGAGCGAGATTCAGCGGAGCCTGATGCAGCTGCACCAGGTGTTCCTTGACATGGCGGTGATGGTCGAGAAGCAGAAGGAGCAGATGAACGACATCGAGGAGAACGTCGTGCGCGCCAAGGAGTACGTAAGCGGGGGCACGGACCGCCTCGTCTCGGCGAAGGCCATGAAGCGGCGGAACAAGAAGCGCGCGCTCGGTTTGGTATGTGCTGTTATTGTGTTTGTGATATTGTTTGTGCTGATTCCTATTCTCGCTGATTCTTAG